The sequence TATTAGGTGCGAAGAATGGAGGAGCGGATCGTGTCACCAATGTGGTTGTGGACTGGCAGGACACATGTCTATGACGTGGGGCGCATATGGAGTATGCTACCCACAGGGGTTTCGAgggttgagcctcaaaaccaccctGCGCAACAGTTCATAGGTTTCTCtgggtttgggcctcaaaacccaGTGGCACAGTTCCGAAGGGAATTAGAGGTCACACGGTGTGTCATCGAGGAGGTTGCGTCAAAGCAAAGCAACTTCATGAAGATTGTGTGTCCATCGGATCAAAATTCTAAGTGTTGGTCCATTTCTCCCCTGGTTGAGGGGATATGCTATATGTATCTAGGGGTAGTTTAGAAAAAaggaataaccctctataaataggagGGAAGGTCTGAACAATACATCTGTCTCTTTAGCACTTTCATTCCCTCACTTAATTTGTAAtcctcttctttctcattctagcTAAAAGATCCTTAGATGTTTTGAACCATGACATCTAAGTTTATTGATTTTTGAGGAAATGTGGTCGTAACCACACTTAGTCCCCATGGCATTCATATTGTTCCAAATATGATGATATTTGCTTTTGAGATGCTTCTTCTCCTCTCAACCCCTCTATTTTGAATTTTTGAGTTGAACTTTGCCTTCACAAGTTTGGGGAGTCTTTTGGGGTTGATATTTGAATTAGAAATTGTAATGGGTTCATTCCATCCTTAGAAATCAGTTGATTCAACTCATGGACAAGTTTGTAATAGATTTGCTCTTTTGACTAAACCCCATGTCAAGTTCGAGTTTTCTGATCTGACTTAGAAGTTTAAACTCTTTTTAGCTCAAATTTTGTGGACATTCTAAATTGTGACTTACAAGTACGCCACCCTGCTAGATGAGTGCGAAGAGTTACAATCTAGATTTGCTTGTTGGGTGCATGTTAGGCTTGTCAAAAAAAGTGTGGTGTCCTAAACCTAACCATCTTAAGAACCAACTTGGCACCTTGCCCGACATGTCTAGCGATCCCCTTCCTAGACCACCACAACCACTGAAAAAGGTGACCCTTTCCCACAAAAAGCCCCACCTAAGAGAGAAGTGAGGTATCACTGCGAGTATTGCATGAGGGATGGTCACTTAGTTGTGTTTTGTTTTAGGAGGAAGAGATATGAGAGACGAGTTTTGAGGTGAGCAGTAGGATATGTACCGCCCTTATCACGGTGTGCATGATCCTCCTATTTAGAGACGTGATGGTAGGCCTATAGGTGCTTTGGCTCAGGTGgtcaaagggaaatgggcttaaaacatttcctataatcgattttggtgtttgatgtccatcacaaaccacgtggattaACTAGTTTACCTAGATGTCTTTTAtcttaggtgcataaggttcaacataaaccaagaaagaaattaagttggggactcaaccaAGTTTGGAGGAAAGACTAGCAATGGTGctgctagtggcgcaccggacactgtccggtgcccaggccgagcacctcgccaactggccactctcgggtttctcagagtgacactccgctataattcaccgtactgtccggagtgcaccagacatgttcggtgagccaacggagcaacgttcACCTGCGCTCAACGATCGACTATGTGAACAGTAAAAGCGCAAAGTGCAGAAGTCAGaacgcactggacatgtccggtgtgccaccggactgtccggtgtgccaccggactgtccggtgcagcaagaagacaaaggacttcaacggtcaaccgctccaaaccctaacggtctACTGACGTGGCAGGCACCAGATAGTGAGCAGTACCTTTCCGATGCACCAACGACAATAATGGCTAGAAtattggttggggctataaatacccccaaccacttccattcaagccatccaagttttctgaactcaacattcaatacaagagcaaaaggctactctccaagacacaatcaatagACCAAACCCTCTCCaaccctccaaatcaactcaattgcttagtgacttaagagagggtgttttgtgttcttttgttgctcttgttgcttggattgctttctccttctcattctcattcttctaagtgctttgtaaagctagcaagagacacctaagtgtgtggtgatccttgtggggtcttagtgacccaagtgattaaagaGAAGCCTCGACCGATCTGTGtggccgattgagagagggaaagagttggaatagacccggcctttgtggcctctttAACGGGGACTAGTTTCTTtataactgaacctcggtaaacaaatcgtcgtgttcacttgtgttgatcttcactcgatttgtttcccttctttcctctctctctctctccaaaatttcccttgctcatattaatttgagttggctcccaaagttatccgtattgattgagcaactcatagcaagaactatcttctgcactccgaattatttctaacgctaaccccgagcaTAGAgcgtgtttaagtttgtaaatttcaggttttgcctattcacccccctttaggcgactttcaggtggcTAGGTCTCAAGAAGTGAGACCACATGGTGGTCATGCCCGGTAGGGTGTTGATCATGTGTCATATGACCAAAGATCCCGTGGTAGAGGCTTTGGTTCCCACAGCTCTAGCGGACCATGGTTTCATTCTCGTGGTGATCGCTACCCTAAATGGGGCCAAGAATGTTAGGTGTTTTTTCTAACACTTTTTAGGGACACATGTTGCAACACTGGTATTCTTCATAGTTTATTAACCCTAGTGTTATGTCATTTGCTCACCTAATGTCCTTTTATTGATGCAGGACGGAATTCTAGAGAACATGTAACTCATGGATTCTTGATATTCACGCCGCATGACCAGAAACACTAGATGGTTCTCTAGCCTCAACCTCGTGATCGGTAAGGAGTACATCACTTTCGGGGATAATTCAAAAGGTAAGTTTGTCACTCATGGCACCATTCGAGTGAACGAGAACTTTGTTCTTAAGGCTGTTGTGTTGGTTTCCAATTTGCATTTTAATTTGCTCTCAGTTTTGTAACTCTTTGAGCACTTTTTTGAAGTGCACTTTAATAAGGGTCTTTCTCGTGTTTTGGATGGCAAGGGGGACCTTTTTGTCAGATTTCCCCATTTGGACGAGTTTTTTGGGCTGAGTTTTCTCATTCTTTTGGACCCTCTCGATTTATTGTTGCAAGATCTTCCTCTCAAATTTGGAAGAGGCATAGGAGGTTAGGTCATTTGAGCTTTGATCTTTTGGTTCGATTAAGCTCACTTGATCTCATCTAAGGATTACCCAAATTAAAGTATGAGAAAGTTGTCAACCTTGTCGTCATGGAAAGATGGTTGTCACTTCTCACCCCTAGTCATCAAAGTGATGACCAAGCAACCCAGCGAGTTGCTACACATAGACACAGTTGGTCTAGCTCGGGTTTGCTCCATTAGGGAGAAGTGGTGTGCTTTGGTGATTGTTGACGACTTTTCTTGCTACTCTTGGGTGTTTTCATGAAGGAGAAGGATGAGATTTTTCACATGCTCGAGATGCACAGTGAGAGTGATTCACAAGAATGCCATGAGAGCGATTCACAGTGATAATGGCACATAATTCAAGAATACTCATTTTGAGACTTTTTGTGCTTTTTTGGGTCTTGAGCATCAATTTTCTTCTCTATATGTACCTTGATAGAATGGCATTGTTGAACGCAAAAATCAGAACCTTGTTAAGATGGCTAGGATGAGGCTCCATGAGCATAGGACTCTTAGAAAGTTTTGGGTTGAAGCGGTCAACATAGCTTGCCATGTGTCCAATTGCATTTTTCTTTGAGCTTTTTTGAACAAAACTTCTTATGTGTTGTGATTTGGACGACCACCCAAGGTAAGTCATTTCAGAGTGTTTGGTTTAAATGTTATATGCTCAAACTGGAAAATTTAAACAAATTTGAGTCATAGTCTTTTGACGAAATTTTTCTTGGTTATCGCATACTTAACCTTGAAACTAATTGTATTGTGGAGACTTCTTAGGTAACTTTCGATGAGACTATGCCTTGTACAAACCCTATTTTGAGCATGCAGATAATGGACAGATAGGAGAGACTATTTTATGGAGGAAGGGCAAGATGACAACGATCGAGGTGATCCTGAGCCGTCTCCATCGGTTGTCTCAGTCGAGCCTGCTTCCACTACTTCAGCTGACAGACCTAACATCGCTTCTTCCATTACTTGGGGTCCACTTGAGCCGGAGGTTGCTGAGCCTAGAGGCGATCAGGTTGCTGTTGAGGGGGAGGTGACCTCTTCGAGAGACGCATCACGACACATTCAACATTGTCGCCCACCTAAATAGATGATCAGTGAGCTTCACGAGCGAGTCACTCGATTCAGGTCACAACATATTTCTCACATAGTTCATTCTGCAGTCGTTGCCTCTTTTGAGCCCCGAGATGTTGGACATGCTTTATCTGATACTAGTTGGGTTAATGACATGCATTAGGAGCTCGAAATATTTGAAAGAAATCGAGTTCGGCTTTTGGTATCACCTCCACAAAACTGCCACCCCATAGGTACCAAATGGATTTTAAAAACAAATAGGGTAAGGATAGGATGGTAGTTCGCAACAAAGATAAAGATAGATTGGTAGACAAGGTTTTGGGGTTGTTTCAAACTTTTCAATGTATGTTTTGCGATCCGTTTGTTTCGTTGAACTCGTGTATGTCCAAGAAACTTTTTTCTCAACTCATGTGTGCTATTTGCAGTTTTGAAGTTTAGGGTGTGATATTAGGGAAGCAAGACAAAGATTTTTATTGGCTCCCATTTACCCCCTGTGACCTTCACTACGTTCCTCACTCATGTGCGCGCACTCTTTAACAAGGGCATTATTCTCGTTATCTATATATGGTGACTTTATCAATTTTGATCCACAAGGCTGGCTGCAGAGCTCCAAACAGGTGATTATTCTTCTTTCATCTCATACTAAGACCGACTAGGATGTATGTAAAAACACAAATGCATTTTTAACAACCTAGTCTATTAGAAAACAAATGATTCAATAACTAGGAACTGCTGTTTGAGAAGGAACTAATTAACGGCAGGTGAGCACATTCGAATAATTAATCAGCTAGCTAGACCATGACCATGAATGAAAACACTCGCTCTAACTCCAAAGTATACTGCTACTACTCCTATGGTAAATGAGGAAGAGGGCTCAGATATATAATATGGAGTGGAATCCATATATCTGAGACCGCGTGGCAGGGAGAGGACGAGCGGTCTGACCTGGCAAACGACCTTGTGCCATTAGGCCAGCAAGATTGGACAAAGTTCAAACCAACCATATGGTAGAATCAGCTTTTCTTCTTTTCTGTCACCGTTTCAGACTAACTGTACAATACAGATGATTTCCCTGTCACACAGGCACTGAGAAACTGAAATCTAAATGGAAGAATGAACACGCAAACCAAGCAAGAGGAAACCAGGGAGCAAATCTCACAGGGTTTTCAGGTAAAAACAGGACACAGGCGACTCTAGCACAATTTCATGTCATTTTTCTTCTATAAATTATTTTTTTGCCAAGACTCATCAACCATCTCCTCCACCAGACAGCCGTCCAGACCAGACCAcaacaaaaacaaaaacaaagaACGCCAACTCAACAGGAACCGCCGCCAAGAATGCTATTCGTACATCCCATCTATCAGAGTTATCTGCAAGAGATAGTTCACACATCAAAAAAACATAATTTTTTTTTGGAAAAAGCGAACCATCCACTCTGGCATGGCAGCAGCGTGTTTCAAGCTCAGCTGAAACCAATCTACATGAAGCGACGGCAGAAAAGCATACTGTCTCTCGACTGGATTAAATTGCTGTGCTAACCTGGTCACAGACTGGGCATGTCTCGCTCCTCTCCATCCATTCGAGTATGCAACAGAGATGGAAATGATGCTCGCACTTGGTGACCGAACGTGGATTTTCTTTGTCGTATTCTGGTGTGGAAGGGCAGGCAAAGCTTTATATGTGAAATCTTCTGGTTTGGAAATTAATTTCAGAATGGCATCATCGGCTGATGCATCAGTTAAGATTACCATGCACCACAGGCAAAAAGAAAAGCACAAGGAAGTTCAACAGGTACCAAGCCATTTGCATTGGCTCCATCATATATGCACCTACCCACTACTGAACTGCTAGAGCATATCGTACATGCGGAGAGAGAATACAAATACTCCTACACTAAGAAAGGATATGGAACACATATAACATCTATCAAAGACACTTCACAGCAGCAGCACTTGTTCAAACTACCTAGTTCAGAAATGCAATCCATTTCGTGTTTCACCCAACTGAATGTATATCCACAGATGAGCTCCAAAATTCTTAAGCCTAGTAACAAGAAGAATGCAGGCCTATAGTAAAAGTAGcaaaaacatgtgaatcaaaagtgaCCAGGTAAAGATACTATTCAACAATAGGGTATTTCACTTCTAAAGTTCTAACAACGGAATGATAATGTAAAGAGTTGACGATCCCGTGGTCAGAAGAAACAAACCTTCAAGACATATTGGACAAACATCCTCCTCCTCATCAGCCTTATCCTCAGGGGCACCTTTTTCGCACGACTCAAATTCGTCCACTTTTGGGGACTGCTGCCCGTCAGTTTTGATTTTAATGCCTGACTTCTCCACATCTGCATATGAATTTGAAACCAGTATGATTAGAGGTTAACTATCATCATTCATGCTCACAGCTAGTCAAATATTTCCTTTACCAGGATTTTCTGAAACTGTGAAGCAAACATCATATGGCAAAGGTGCAGGTGGTGCTCGGTAAGTGTCAAGAGATGGTGTATCAAGATTTGTGTCAACTGCAACTATAGCAGAAGTTGGCGATGGTCCATCAAAGGCTGACGACAAGGGTGCATGTTCCTCGGGATTTTGTCGGTGCTGAATAATGCAAACGGAAAGTTAATTTAACATATGCAAACACAAAGCTAGTGCTGAGCCAGCTTATGATCCAGTCTTGTTCTTTTATTTCCCCCTTTTGTGCATATGAAAGTGACCATCATCGTAGGTAAGGTATACTAAAGCAACTGTGTTACACCGCACACAGTCTGTATTTCTGATTACCATGGGCTGATAAGAACAGCAGAGAGATTCACATTGCAGGTAGAATAATTCATTCTGCTGAACCAAAACTTCTATACAGCTGTTAAACTTCTAGCATTGCGAGACATGGTAGCAACCAGGCTATCGTTGCAGTTAATAGTAAGGGAGACAAAAAAAATACATGATGAAAATTGAGGGAATCTTTCGACATGAAAAGCAAGACAAAGCATGTTATACATACATAGATGCGCACCGGTGCTCTATCTGAATCAGATGCCCTTGcagaacagcagcagcagcagcagccacccatTGTATCTCCAGAATGAAATGCTCACTCCAGGCTACCCTCTAGCTGCCGTTAAAAACCAAAGTCCCGTTGTTCATATCCCTACAAAGAGAAACCCtgtgctgatgcaagaaggaCAGGGAATCATGTGATAAATACGAATGGTGCGGAAAGAGCTTAACAATGCAGCAATATCTAAGTAGTACCGCAATGGAGACGGTTCTAAATATCACGGAGTAAACTGCTTACAGTAGTAGGAAGAACCAGGATAATCGGAGGGCAGGAATTTTTGGCCGAACCCATGGAAATTGTTGGTTCACGCAGAGACACAGAACGGTGCAATGGCTCGTAGCGTAGCAGTGCTGGCACGATTGGCGTCGTTACTTTCATGAGATTTTAACCCTTCCAGAGTCCAGACTTGACAGTGTAATGGTTGGAGACACCCTGCTAACTACCAAGGGCCAGGAAAGAACAAAGCGTCCTGGCAGATTAGCGCGAGAAACCTTCGCTTCCGTTCACGGTCAGCACACACAGGCAGGCAACCCTAATAGCCTTCCTCACCAGTGCCAGAAGCACCCCGTAATTGGACTCGAAAAATATATACCTATCTATCTATCTACGCAGAACCTAGAAGAAAAACCGGACGCAATCGTGTCGGGGCAATCGCCGGTGCAAGGCGAAAGCTCTCGACGCAGCGCGGCAGGCAGCGAAGCGAAGCGAGAAGCAAGAGAGTGCTCGAACTAGAGCACTGGGCAAGCACGAGATTACAGCAGTGGGCAAGCAGCACGGGATCGAAGCGGAAGCGGAAGCGGGAGCGAGAGATTAGTCGGTACTGGGAGACGAATCGCGACTCCGTCGATCGCCTCTGGACTCGCGAGAGACCTCCAGGGCTCCGTCCCCGTGTCGCCTCGCGCTCTGCTGCTTGGTGGTTGCTCTTCCGcctctgcctcctcctcctcctcctccccctcagGAGAGAGTCAGAGAGAGAGAGGACTCCTGCTCCGGATTCCAGGGTCTTGGGCAACAATGGGCCCGCCTGGCCTGTGTCTGGGTGGAAGGAGACGGACGATGGATAAAGAAGACAGATGCCCTTTTTCATACCGAGCTGCCGCAAGCTCCTCCTTGCGAGTCGCGAGCTGTGAGCCTAGGTACCTAAAGTCCCCACATGTCAGTAGCTTTCTTTCGCTTCAGTCCCTGTTCGTTTTGTGCTCATCCATAGGGATTGAGGGGGCCtcttcaatccccctcaatccctatGGTTTTAGGATCAAACGAACATGACCTCAAGGAATAGGATTCCTCTGTGTAATTGAACTTTGGCTTCCATTCCGGGGGGGTTTGGCAAAGTTGATACGGTTTCGCTCCGAGCAAGAATCAATTTATAGAGTTAAATGGTAAAAATCTAAACTACTCTATGATGAGAATAAAGTGAATCTAGTCTCTATTTTATACTATAAAGTGGAAGTCAAAAAACCCTACTTCCCACCGCTCCCAACCTGCTCCCACTCTCTAATCTCTCAGGAATCACTTCGCGACCTATTTGTCAAACGATTTTCGTTAAATAGATTCAATTCTAATTGAGAATCACTCGGAATCACTCTATTAAAGAATCGGCTCTCGGAGCTAGAGAATCATGGAGCGAAGGTCTGCCAAACGAACCCGTCAATTTCTCTCTTTGACGCTCGTGGGCAAGAGGCAATCGGTTCGCTGACAGTATAGATGTACACAAAGCCTGAAAACCTAGCCTGAAACACGTTTTTTGGCCCGATACGAGCTTGGAAGGCCCGACCTAATTTTCTAATCGTGCCTAGCGGGTCCGGCGCCCATTTGGCCATCTCTAGCTAACAGTGGGGTTGTCCGCTTGGACGGAGGAGGCTGTCAACCTTGAAAtctttttgttgttgttgttgcagcACAAGTAAAAGTTGGTCCTACGATTGTTGGTCTCTGTGTTGTGATGTCGACATGGCATCAGGGGTTTTGGTTGTCGTTTTCTAGAAAGAGTTCAAACTGAGTTCTTCTCAAATCACGACCAAAATCTACAGCGATAGGTGTATGCAATGATTCGAGAAGTATAACTCACCACCAATCAATCCCAAAACCAAATCCTCACACAAGAACTCCATGATTCTTCACAAGATCACAAAGAGAGGAAAATGACTCAAAAACTTCAGCAAGACAAAAACTGAGATTGAGAGCCAACCAAAGTCGTGGGTGGTATCGGCCACCCTTCCTTGGATTAATCGTTGCAGATTACAAATCACGAACGCAAAGGTTCAAAGCGTTGTGGATCTCCTAGCTAAACTGGTGAAAATCTAAAGAAGAAAAGTAGATGTTCTGAACAAGTGCCAAAAGAAACTAAGCCAAAAGAGATAGCTGAACCATCAGCCCTACCACTCTATTTATAGAGAGTTATTTCAATTTCCTATactacccctatttacatagagcctatccatTTAACCGGGGGCAAAGTGGACCACCTCCTTGGTTTTTTATTCGATGGTCATGAGTTCAACACGAAGTTGCTTCACCTCGACGCACCCTCCATGATGATGCCATGTGCCACCACCAGTTTCCACCAGAACCGCCACCACCAAGTTGAGGTCCAAACTCAGCAAAACATGTCATCCGTAGCGTAGGGTGGTTTTTCGAGGTTCAACAACCAAACCCCATGAGTATCGCACCGCGTGTGCGTCCCCCACATCTTAGAAATGTGTCTCGCCAGTCCTCGACCGTGCTGGCAACGCTGCCCGCTCCACCACGTCCTCGCGCGAGTGTGTGTcctaggtgtcagccaccacAACTAGTCACTAGGCGATTTTAGTCCCTTAGTCAAGTCCCAACGCTCGTCCTTCACGGTTCACAGTCCATCGGCACGAATCCGCATGGCCTTCACCTTCCCCGCTGACCACCGTCCTTATGATTCACACGTGCATACCACAAACCGACCGATACGGTTGCACACACATAACTCACGCCTTAGTCAGTCCACGACTCGACCTGATGCGCTACCATATGACAATCACTCATCGTCAACTTGAACCataagggacaagtcaaccttgtgttcacaGAGAGTCATTTGTATAAAATCTACTTTCTATATGTTTTCAATTTTCAACAGCTATT is a genomic window of Zea mays cultivar B73 chromosome 5, Zm-B73-REFERENCE-NAM-5.0, whole genome shotgun sequence containing:
- the LOC100194366 gene encoding putative RING zinc finger domain superfamily protein isoform X9 → MGGCCCCCCSARASDSDRAPHRQNPEEHAPLSSAFDGPSPTSAIVAVDTNLDTPSLDTYRAPPAPLPYDVCFTVSENPDVEKSGIKIKTDGQQSPKVDEFESCEKGAPEDKADEEEDVCPICLEDNSDRWDVRIAFLAAVPVELAFFVFVFVVVWSGRLSGGGDG
- the LOC100194366 gene encoding putative RING zinc finger domain superfamily protein isoform X7 codes for the protein MGGCCCCCCSARASDSDRAPHRQNPEEHAPLSSAFDGPSPTSAIVAVDTNLDTPSLDTYRAPPAPLPYDVCFTVSENPDVEKSGIKIKTDGQQSPKVDEFESCEKGAPEDKADEEEDVCPICLEEYDKENPRSVTKCEHHFHLCCILEWMERSETCPVCDQITLIDGMYE
- the LOC100194366 gene encoding putative RING zinc finger domain superfamily protein isoform X6 — protein: MGGCCCCCCSARASDSDRAPVRIYHRQNPEEHAPLSSAFDGPSPTSAIVAVDTNLDTPSLDTYRAPPAPLPYDVCFTVSENPDVEKSGIKIKTDGQQSPKVDEFESCEKGAPEDKADEEEDVCPICLEEYDKENPRSVTKCEHHFHLCCILEWMERSETCPVCDQITLIDGMYE
- the LOC100194366 gene encoding putative RING zinc finger domain superfamily protein isoform X4, which gives rise to MGGCCCCCCSARASDSDRAPHRQNPEEHAPLSSAFDGPSPTSAIVAVDTNLDTPSLDTYRAPPAPLPYDVCFTVSENPDVEKSGIKIKTDGQQSPKVDEFESCEKGAPEDKADEEEDVCPICLEEDFTYKALPALPHQNTTKKIHVRSPSASIISISVAYSNGWRGARHAQSVTR
- the LOC100194366 gene encoding putative RING zinc finger domain superfamily protein isoform X2 — translated: MGGCCCCCCSARASDSDRAPVRIYHRQNPEEHAPLSSAFDGPSPTSAIVAVDTNLDTPSLDTYRAPPAPLPYDVCFTVSENPDVEKSGIKIKTDGQQSPKVDEFESCEKGAPEDKADEEEDVCPICLEEDFTYKALPALPHQNTTKKIHVRSPSASIISISVAYSNGWRGARHAQSVTR
- the LOC100194366 gene encoding putative RING zinc finger domain superfamily protein isoform X3 produces the protein MGGCCCCCCSARASDSDRAPVRIYHRQNPEEHAPLSSAFDGPSPTSAIVAVDTNLDTPSLDTYRAPPAPLPYDVCFTVSENPDVEKSGIKIKTDGQQSPKVDEFESCEKGAPEDKADEEEDVCPICLEGLRILELICGYTFSWVKHEMDCISELGSLNKCCCCEVSLIDVICVPYPFLV
- the LOC100194366 gene encoding putative RING zinc finger domain superfamily protein isoform X8, yielding MGGCCCCCCSARASDSDRAPVRIYHRQNPEEHAPLSSAFDGPSPTSAIVAVDTNLDTPSLDTYRAPPAPLPYDVCFTVSENPDVEKSGIKIKTDGQQSPKVDEFESCEKGAPEDKADEEEDVCPICLEDNSDRWDVRIAFLAAVPVELAFFVFVFVVVWSGRLSGGGDG
- the LOC100194366 gene encoding putative RING zinc finger domain superfamily protein isoform X5, whose product is MGGCCCCCCSARASDSDRAPHRQNPEEHAPLSSAFDGPSPTSAIVAVDTNLDTPSLDTYRAPPAPLPYDVCFTVSENPDVEKSGIKIKTDGQQSPKVDEFESCEKGAPEDKADEEEDVCPICLEGLRILELICGYTFSWVKHEMDCISELGSLNKCCCCEVSLIDVICVPYPFLV